One stretch of Saccharomonospora xinjiangensis XJ-54 DNA includes these proteins:
- a CDS encoding TetR/AcrR family transcriptional regulator, producing MPRVSQDHLAARRRQILDGARVCFTRYGYEGATVRRLEEATGLSRGAIFHHFRDKESLFLALAEDDARRMADVVAEQGLVQVMRDLLSGSGEHPADWLGTRLEVSRRLRTDQEFRARWAQRSEQLTTATRKRLLWQREAGNLRDDVSIDVLTSYLELVLEGLVSHLAMGLPADDLEPVLDVVEESVRRHRGGSGAGETGTGSDRRAQRHKEQGISDTR from the coding sequence ATGCCACGGGTCAGCCAGGACCACCTCGCGGCGCGCCGTCGTCAGATTCTCGACGGCGCGCGTGTGTGTTTCACGCGCTACGGGTACGAGGGTGCCACGGTCCGGCGGCTCGAAGAGGCCACCGGCCTGTCGCGGGGTGCGATCTTCCATCACTTCCGCGACAAGGAGTCCCTGTTCCTCGCACTGGCCGAGGACGACGCGCGGCGCATGGCCGACGTCGTTGCCGAACAGGGTCTCGTCCAGGTCATGCGCGATCTGCTGTCGGGGTCGGGCGAGCACCCCGCCGACTGGCTCGGCACCCGGCTGGAGGTGTCCCGGCGCCTGCGCACCGACCAGGAGTTCCGCGCCCGCTGGGCACAACGCTCGGAGCAACTGACCACGGCCACCCGCAAGCGCCTGTTGTGGCAGCGCGAGGCCGGCAATCTCCGCGACGACGTGAGCATCGACGTGCTCACGTCGTATCTCGAACTCGTGCTCGAAGGCCTGGTCTCCCACCTCGCCATGGGGCTGCCGGCCGACGACCTCGAACCCGTTCTCGACGTCGTGGAGGAGAGTGTGCGCAGGCACAGGGGCGGCTCCGGGGCGGGCGAGACCGGCACCGGCTCCGACCGGCGTGCTCAGCGGCACAAGGAACAAGGCATCTCGGACACTCGTTGA
- a CDS encoding Glu/Leu/Phe/Val family dehydrogenase yields MGLGHADEPLLRLTWTDRVTGAHGYLVVHSLVSGLATGGTRMRSGCTLSEVEDLARGMAAKTATFDLPVGGAKGGIDFDPKHPGARGVLTRFCQAMRPWLDDHWVTAEDLGVPQHLIDEVFAELGLGQSYHAAIRRSADAERTLRRVHAGLSAPVPGGLLLGDVIGGYGVAQACLGVASAWEWSPHDTTVAVQGIGTMGGGAAWYLHEAGMRIVAVADAAGTLYDPEGLDVPALLEARDHYGEIDRTRVPDHVRRLPRSAVLATEADLLVPAAISYALTPDNSYDVRASAVVEAANAATTPEAEAMLAGRGIPVIPDFVANAGAAAWAWWLILGQVGADPTDSFVKLRAEMQAKVALLLSAWNAGRVPPRKTALEFVTARDLAESSLDQVLTIP; encoded by the coding sequence GTGGGTCTGGGACATGCCGACGAGCCGCTGCTGCGGTTGACGTGGACGGACCGTGTGACGGGCGCGCATGGCTATCTCGTCGTGCACAGCCTGGTGTCGGGACTGGCGACCGGCGGCACGCGCATGCGCTCCGGTTGCACGCTCTCTGAGGTCGAGGATCTCGCGAGGGGCATGGCGGCCAAGACGGCGACGTTCGACCTTCCCGTCGGCGGGGCGAAGGGCGGGATCGACTTCGATCCCAAACATCCCGGCGCCCGTGGTGTGCTGACGCGGTTCTGCCAGGCGATGCGGCCCTGGCTCGACGATCACTGGGTGACGGCCGAGGATCTCGGCGTACCCCAGCACCTCATCGACGAGGTGTTCGCCGAACTGGGCCTCGGCCAGTCGTACCACGCGGCGATCCGGCGGTCGGCCGATGCCGAGCGCACGCTGCGCAGGGTGCACGCGGGTCTGTCCGCACCCGTGCCGGGTGGGCTCCTGCTCGGCGATGTCATCGGGGGTTATGGCGTCGCGCAGGCGTGTCTCGGCGTGGCTTCGGCGTGGGAGTGGTCGCCCCATGACACGACCGTGGCCGTCCAGGGCATCGGCACCATGGGCGGCGGCGCCGCGTGGTACCTGCACGAGGCAGGAATGCGGATCGTGGCCGTGGCCGACGCGGCGGGCACGCTGTACGACCCCGAAGGGCTCGACGTGCCAGCGTTGCTGGAGGCCCGCGACCACTACGGCGAGATCGACCGCACGCGGGTGCCGGACCACGTCAGGCGGCTACCCCGGTCGGCGGTGCTCGCCACCGAGGCCGACCTCCTCGTTCCGGCCGCCATCTCCTACGCGCTCACGCCCGACAACTCGTACGACGTGAGGGCGTCCGCCGTCGTCGAGGCCGCGAACGCGGCGACAACGCCGGAGGCGGAGGCCATGCTCGCGGGGCGCGGCATTCCGGTGATCCCGGACTTCGTGGCCAACGCGGGTGCGGCGGCGTGGGCCTGGTGGCTCATCCTCGGACAGGTCGGCGCCGATCCGACCGATTCGTTCGTGAAGCTGCGTGCCGAGATGCAGGCGAAGGTGGCTCTGCTGCTGTCGGCCTGGAACGCCGGGCGCGTGCCACCTCGCAAGACGGCGCTGGAGTTCGTGACGGCTCGCGACCTCGCAGAATCGTCACTCGATCAGGTGCTCACGATCCCCTGA
- a CDS encoding LysR family transcriptional regulator, whose protein sequence is MELSVHRLRMLRELHRRGTVTAAAAALHYTASAVSQQLAQLERDVGAKLFERLGRRVQLTELGMLLTEHAEEILGAVERATVALEEAQQTQSVRLTAGVWASVASGLLPTALASLAEDHPGIEVRTRELAPEETADAVRDGALDFSFVIDYTDAPTPWDPGLERVAVAVERLHAAVPAATAPASSVTLSDLADQPWILASPRSHFGRAVRVACQRFGFQPLINHEVEEQATAMAMVSAGLGVTLVSDLGLTLRPSGVDIVTLATPVMRTVSVAYRRTAHRRPALRLVIDAVRAAAAELGLGASATVPG, encoded by the coding sequence ATGGAGCTGTCGGTGCATCGGTTGCGGATGCTGCGGGAGCTGCACCGCAGGGGCACGGTGACGGCCGCCGCGGCGGCACTGCACTACACGGCTTCGGCGGTGTCGCAGCAACTCGCTCAGCTGGAGCGCGACGTCGGTGCCAAGCTCTTCGAGCGGCTCGGTCGCCGGGTTCAGCTCACCGAACTCGGCATGCTGCTGACCGAGCACGCCGAGGAGATCCTCGGTGCGGTGGAACGCGCCACGGTGGCTCTCGAGGAGGCGCAGCAGACCCAGTCGGTGCGCCTGACGGCGGGAGTGTGGGCGTCGGTGGCGTCGGGCCTGCTGCCCACCGCGCTCGCCTCGCTGGCCGAGGATCACCCTGGCATCGAGGTCCGCACCCGTGAACTCGCGCCGGAGGAGACGGCCGACGCCGTGCGCGACGGTGCGCTGGACTTCTCCTTCGTCATCGACTACACGGACGCGCCGACGCCGTGGGACCCCGGGCTGGAAAGGGTGGCTGTCGCGGTGGAGCGGCTGCACGCCGCCGTGCCTGCCGCGACGGCGCCCGCGAGTTCGGTGACGCTGTCCGACCTCGCCGACCAGCCGTGGATTCTGGCCAGCCCGCGAAGTCACTTCGGCAGGGCGGTGCGGGTGGCGTGTCAGCGGTTCGGGTTCCAGCCCCTGATCAACCACGAGGTCGAGGAACAGGCCACGGCCATGGCGATGGTCAGCGCGGGGCTCGGGGTCACGCTGGTGTCCGACCTGGGGCTGACGCTACGCCCTTCCGGCGTCGATATCGTGACCTTGGCGACCCCGGTGATGCGCACGGTGTCCGTGGCGTATCGCCGCACGGCACACCGAAGGCCCGCATTGCGGCTGGTGATCGACGCCGTGAGGGCCGCGGCGGCGGAACTCGGGCTCGGCGCTTCGGCGACGGTGCCGGGCTGA
- a CDS encoding glutamate-cysteine ligase family protein, which translates to MTAIPDARPFPRDPRRRGVPETNTEAEEISARVISDRAEGEAYVASVCFKHGPPRLLGVELEYTVHDVADPAAPLTARRLAEALGPHAPRTLVPDSPAVPLPHGSALTLEPGGQVEISTAPAPSFPALAESAESDRAHVADLLARAGLRLGSHGIDPFRPPARVLPTPRYAAMERRFAPLGSGGVTMMCSTAAIQVCVDAGEAHELPRRWAAAHAVGPALLALFANSRRHAGADTGFASARWLAVMETEPCRTAAENPCDDPVSAWAGRVLDTPLMVLRRDGGSWDAPARLTFAEWIEGREDGAALPRPTFGDLDYHLTTFFTPVRPHGYLEIRYLDAQQGESWTPPAALVAALLSDSSTVDSVLDLCEPVSGRWADAARFGMDDPSLASVARAVGELGCAALPNLGLPSHTIADIAGVVERRWLRREGE; encoded by the coding sequence ATGACCGCGATACCCGACGCCAGGCCGTTTCCCCGCGATCCGAGGCGCCGTGGGGTGCCGGAGACGAACACGGAAGCCGAGGAGATCTCCGCCCGTGTCATCTCCGATCGCGCGGAGGGTGAAGCCTATGTCGCGTCGGTGTGTTTCAAGCACGGTCCGCCTCGGCTGCTCGGCGTCGAGCTGGAGTACACCGTCCACGACGTCGCCGACCCCGCAGCCCCGCTCACCGCGCGACGACTGGCCGAGGCTCTCGGGCCTCACGCTCCCCGCACCCTCGTCCCCGACAGCCCCGCCGTGCCGTTGCCCCATGGGTCGGCACTCACTCTCGAACCCGGGGGCCAGGTGGAGATCTCCACCGCCCCCGCGCCCTCCTTCCCCGCTCTCGCCGAGTCGGCCGAGTCCGATCGGGCTCACGTCGCCGACCTCCTCGCCCGCGCCGGCCTTCGGCTGGGTTCCCACGGCATCGACCCGTTCCGGCCTCCAGCGCGGGTGCTGCCGACACCGCGGTACGCGGCCATGGAACGCCGGTTCGCGCCGCTCGGTTCCGGCGGCGTCACGATGATGTGCAGTACGGCGGCGATCCAGGTATGCGTCGATGCCGGTGAGGCGCACGAGTTGCCGCGCAGGTGGGCCGCCGCACACGCCGTGGGGCCCGCGTTGCTGGCGCTGTTCGCCAATTCCCGCAGGCACGCCGGGGCTGACACGGGATTCGCGTCGGCGCGCTGGCTGGCCGTGATGGAGACAGAGCCTTGCCGCACCGCGGCGGAGAACCCGTGCGACGACCCCGTGTCGGCCTGGGCGGGCAGGGTGCTGGACACCCCGCTGATGGTGCTGCGCCGCGACGGCGGTTCCTGGGACGCTCCGGCCAGGTTGACGTTCGCCGAGTGGATCGAAGGACGCGAAGACGGTGCCGCGTTGCCCCGGCCCACCTTCGGTGATCTCGACTACCACCTCACCACGTTCTTCACCCCGGTGCGGCCCCACGGTTACCTGGAGATCCGCTACCTCGACGCGCAGCAGGGGGAGAGCTGGACACCTCCGGCGGCGCTGGTGGCCGCGCTGCTGTCCGATTCCTCCACAGTGGACTCCGTACTCGATCTTTGTGAACCTGTGTCGGGGCGCTGGGCGGATGCCGCCCGGTTCGGGATGGACGACCCCTCCCTCGCTTCCGTGGCGCGCGCCGTCGGTGAACTCGGCTGCGCCGCGTTGCCGAACCTGGGCCTGCCCAGTCACACGATCGCCGACATCGCAGGAGTTGTCGAGCGCCGCTGGCTGCGGCGGGAAGGGGAGTGA
- the egtB gene encoding ergothioneine biosynthesis protein EgtB, translated as MTSVHRDVETATPRETAEGETPHPLGELSEQDLRAHTAEVLERARRRSVELTDAVGDDDLVKQHSKLMSPLVWDLAHIGSQEELWLVRDVGGRDPLRPDIDDLYDAFQHPRATRPSLPLLGPSEARSYVAEVRNKAFDVLERTPLRGRDLTRTAFAFGMIAQHEQQHDETMLATHQLRKGDPVLHAPAPPPATARHLPEEIVVPAGPFTMGTSVEPWALDNERPAHEVFVEAFALDTTPVTNARYAEFVDDGGYGDRRWWSEGGWSYRSEYGITAPRFWRREDGRWWRLRFGVYEPVPPDEPVVHVSYHEAEAFAAWAGKRLPTEAEWEKAARYDPATGRSRRYPWGDDDPTPEHANLGQRHLRPAPVGAYPKGVSAVGAHQLVGDVWEWTSSDFTPYPGFVAFPYREYSEVFFGSEYKVLRGGSFGSDPVAVRGTFRNWDYPIRRQIFAGFRCARDLRPGDAGV; from the coding sequence ATGACCAGCGTTCACCGCGACGTCGAAACCGCCACACCGAGGGAAACGGCGGAAGGCGAGACACCGCACCCGCTCGGGGAACTGTCCGAACAGGACCTGAGAGCGCACACGGCAGAGGTGCTGGAACGGGCGCGGCGGCGCAGCGTCGAGTTGACCGACGCCGTGGGCGACGACGACCTCGTCAAGCAGCACTCCAAACTGATGTCGCCGCTGGTGTGGGACCTGGCGCACATCGGAAGCCAGGAGGAGCTGTGGCTCGTCCGCGACGTGGGTGGGCGTGACCCGCTGCGCCCGGACATCGACGACCTCTACGACGCCTTCCAACACCCCCGTGCCACCCGGCCCTCGCTACCGCTGCTCGGGCCTTCCGAGGCGAGGAGCTACGTGGCCGAGGTCAGGAACAAGGCGTTCGACGTGCTGGAGCGCACGCCGCTGCGGGGACGCGATCTCACGCGCACCGCGTTCGCCTTCGGCATGATCGCGCAGCACGAACAGCAGCACGACGAGACGATGCTCGCGACACACCAGCTCCGCAAGGGCGATCCCGTGCTGCACGCGCCTGCTCCGCCGCCCGCGACGGCGCGCCATCTTCCGGAGGAGATCGTCGTCCCCGCGGGCCCCTTCACGATGGGCACCTCGGTCGAGCCGTGGGCGCTGGACAACGAACGACCGGCCCACGAGGTGTTCGTCGAGGCCTTCGCCCTCGACACCACGCCGGTGACCAACGCCAGGTACGCGGAGTTCGTGGACGACGGTGGCTACGGCGACCGGCGGTGGTGGAGCGAAGGAGGCTGGTCCTACCGCAGCGAGTACGGCATCACCGCGCCCCGGTTCTGGAGGCGCGAGGACGGCCGGTGGTGGCGGCTGCGGTTCGGCGTGTACGAGCCGGTGCCCCCTGACGAACCCGTCGTGCACGTCTCCTACCACGAGGCGGAGGCGTTCGCGGCGTGGGCTGGCAAGCGCCTGCCCACCGAGGCCGAATGGGAGAAGGCGGCGAGGTACGACCCCGCGACAGGGCGTTCGCGGCGCTATCCGTGGGGCGACGACGATCCGACACCGGAACACGCGAACCTCGGGCAACGGCACCTGCGTCCCGCGCCGGTCGGCGCGTACCCGAAGGGGGTGTCGGCGGTGGGAGCGCACCAGCTCGTCGGTGACGTGTGGGAGTGGACCAGCAGCGATTTCACGCCGTACCCGGGGTTCGTCGCGTTCCCCTACCGCGAGTACTCGGAGGTGTTCTTCGGCTCCGAGTACAAGGTGTTGCGCGGCGGGTCCTTCGGCAGCGATCCGGTTGCCGTCAGGGGCACCTTCCGCAACTGGGACTACCCCATCCGCAGGCAGATCTTCGCGGGGTTCCGCTGCGCCCGTGACCTCAGGCCCGGCGACGCCGGTGTGTAG
- the egtC gene encoding ergothioneine biosynthesis protein EgtC, translating to MCRHLAYLGPSVSPAEPVSHAPHSLTVQSYAPKDMRGGGTVNADGFGVGWFAEDGYPTRYRRSGPIWTDAALDRLLQPVRAGAFLAAVRSATVGMPVSESACAPFADDDWLFSHNGVVLGWPESVAGLAADVPVVDLLRLDAPTDSALLWALLRRALRGGADPVAAVTGLVRTVAAAAPGSRLNLLLVGRTVLVATAWSHALSVRRHGDGVLVASEPCDDEPGWQPVAEGDLVVARVSENSRATTYEIESMVEPLGERSRV from the coding sequence GTGTGTAGGCACCTGGCCTACCTCGGCCCTTCCGTGTCACCCGCAGAGCCGGTGTCGCACGCCCCGCATTCCCTCACGGTGCAGTCGTACGCGCCGAAGGACATGCGCGGCGGCGGCACCGTGAACGCCGACGGCTTCGGCGTCGGCTGGTTCGCCGAGGACGGCTACCCGACGCGCTACCGCCGCTCGGGTCCGATTTGGACTGACGCGGCCCTTGACCGGTTGCTCCAGCCCGTGCGTGCCGGTGCGTTCCTCGCCGCCGTGCGGTCGGCGACGGTGGGGATGCCGGTGAGCGAGTCGGCGTGCGCCCCTTTCGCCGACGACGACTGGTTGTTCAGCCACAACGGTGTGGTACTCGGCTGGCCCGAGAGCGTCGCGGGGCTCGCCGCCGATGTGCCCGTGGTTGACCTGCTCCGCCTCGACGCGCCGACCGACTCGGCGCTGCTGTGGGCGCTGCTGCGCCGCGCCCTTCGGGGTGGAGCCGATCCGGTGGCGGCCGTGACAGGGCTCGTCCGCACAGTGGCGGCAGCGGCCCCCGGCTCGCGGCTCAACCTGCTGCTCGTCGGCAGGACGGTGCTCGTGGCCACAGCGTGGTCCCACGCGCTGTCGGTGCGCCGCCACGGGGACGGTGTGCTGGTCGCCTCGGAGCCGTGCGACGACGAACCGGGCTGGCAACCCGTCGCCGAGGGCGATCTCGTGGTGGCACGGGTGAGCGAGAACAGCAGGGCGACGACGTACGAGATCGAGTCGATGGTGGAACCACTGGGAGAACGGAGCCGGGTGTGA
- the egtD gene encoding L-histidine N(alpha)-methyltransferase: MSEVRIDVHRDATEVTQALRRDVREGLTAEAKWLPSKWLYDARGSELFDRITTVPEYYPTRAEREILRSAAPEIAAVTGMRTLVELGSGSGEKTRLLLDAGTEHGGLRRFVPLDVSSSALSASVDAIASEYPALRVDGVVADFTEPLDSLPGTAPRLVAFLGGTIGNFLPAERAKFFSSVRSVLGEGEWFLLGTDLVKDADTLVAAYDDAEGVTAEFNRNVLRVLNDRLGADFDPAAFEHVAHWDDRHEWIEMRLRALRPMTVTIPGADLTVRFAEGEYVRTEISAKFRPDAVRAELADAGFTLRHWWTDPEGRFAVSLSEART, from the coding sequence GTGAGTGAGGTGCGGATCGACGTCCACCGTGACGCGACCGAGGTGACGCAGGCCCTGCGGAGGGATGTGAGGGAAGGGCTGACGGCGGAGGCGAAATGGCTGCCGTCGAAATGGCTCTATGACGCGAGGGGCAGCGAGCTGTTCGACCGCATCACGACGGTCCCCGAGTACTACCCGACCCGCGCCGAGCGCGAGATCCTGCGCTCGGCTGCGCCTGAGATCGCCGCGGTCACCGGGATGCGGACGCTGGTCGAGCTGGGGTCCGGATCGGGCGAGAAGACGCGCCTGCTGCTCGACGCGGGCACCGAACACGGAGGCCTGCGCCGTTTCGTGCCGCTTGACGTCTCGTCGTCAGCGCTGTCGGCGTCCGTAGACGCGATCGCCTCCGAGTACCCGGCGCTGCGCGTGGACGGTGTCGTCGCCGACTTCACCGAGCCGCTCGACTCCCTGCCGGGCACGGCGCCACGGTTGGTGGCCTTCCTCGGCGGCACCATCGGCAACTTCCTGCCTGCCGAGCGCGCGAAGTTCTTCTCCTCGGTCAGGTCGGTGCTGGGTGAGGGGGAGTGGTTCCTGCTCGGCACCGACCTCGTCAAGGACGCGGACACGCTCGTGGCCGCCTACGACGACGCCGAGGGCGTGACGGCGGAGTTCAACCGCAACGTGCTTCGCGTGCTCAACGACAGGCTCGGCGCGGACTTCGATCCCGCGGCGTTCGAGCACGTCGCGCACTGGGACGACCGTCACGAGTGGATCGAGATGCGGTTGAGGGCGCTGCGCCCCATGACCGTCACGATTCCCGGAGCCGACCTGACCGTGCGCTTCGCCGAGGGCGAGTATGTGCGGACCGAGATCTCGGCGAAGTTCCGGCCGGATGCGGTGCGAGCCGAACTCGCCGACGCCGGGTTCACGCTGCGGCACTGGTGGACCGACCCGGAGGGCCGGTTCGCGGTGTCGCTCTCGGAAGCACGCACCTGA
- a CDS encoding sulfite exporter TauE/SafE family protein → MPEVLLAGTAVFAGALVQGSVGYGMNLVAAPLLALVDPRLVPVPLLVVALAHSLLAVAREHRDVDWRGATFVTVGRVPGTALGVLAVALLAERPFSAAVGGAVLVCVVLSVVSWTPRPTPAALLVAGVASGTLGTASSIGGPPLALLYQHESGPRIRATLAACFAIGSSLSLLALGIAGQVHWFHLVAVLWLLPFLVGGFLLSGPARALLHGTRMRVAVLGVAAVSALALLTRSAVG, encoded by the coding sequence GTGCCGGAGGTGCTGCTCGCGGGCACCGCCGTGTTCGCCGGCGCGCTGGTGCAGGGCTCCGTCGGCTACGGCATGAACCTCGTCGCCGCTCCCCTGCTCGCGCTGGTGGACCCTCGGCTGGTTCCGGTTCCGCTGCTGGTGGTCGCGCTGGCCCACTCCCTGCTGGCCGTGGCCCGCGAACACCGGGACGTGGACTGGCGGGGAGCCACTTTCGTGACGGTCGGCAGGGTGCCCGGCACGGCGCTGGGTGTGCTGGCCGTCGCGCTGCTCGCCGAACGTCCCTTCTCCGCCGCCGTCGGCGGCGCCGTGCTGGTGTGCGTGGTGCTGTCGGTGGTGTCGTGGACGCCGAGGCCGACTCCGGCCGCGCTCCTCGTCGCCGGAGTCGCGAGCGGAACGCTGGGCACGGCCTCGTCCATCGGGGGGCCACCGCTGGCCCTGCTCTACCAGCACGAGTCCGGTCCCCGGATCAGGGCGACGCTCGCGGCCTGCTTCGCGATCGGTTCGTCGCTGTCTCTGCTCGCGCTCGGCATCGCGGGGCAGGTGCACTGGTTCCATCTCGTCGCGGTGCTGTGGCTGCTGCCGTTCCTCGTCGGGGGTTTCCTGCTGTCCGGACCCGCGCGGGCGCTGCTGCACGGCACGCGCATGCGGGTGGCGGTGCTCGGTGTCGCCGCGGTGAGCGCGCTCGCCCTGCTCACCCGCAGCGCCGTGGGGTGA
- a CDS encoding aconitate hydratase, which produces MTAPASKNSFGARDTLRVGDASYEVFRLDKVEGSQRLPYSLKILLENLLRTEDGANITAEHIRALGNWDPTADPSIEIQFTPARVVMQDFTGVPCVVDLATMREAVAELGGDPDKVNPLAPAELVIDHSVIIDVFGRADAFERNVEIEYERNRERYQFLRWGQSAFEEFKVVPPGTGIVHQVNIEYLARTVMARGGQAYPDTCVGTDSHTTMVNGLGVLGWGVGGIEAEAAMLGQPVSMLIPRVVGFKLTGEIPAGATATDVVLTITEMLRKHGVVGKFVEFYGEGVGAVPLANRATIGNMSPEFGSTAAIFPIDDETLRYLKLTGRSAEQLALVEAYAKEQGLWHDPSREAQYSEYLELDLSTVVPSIAGPKRPQDRIELSSAKESFRATLPDYVGDQQSAPTTSLVDEASDESFPASDSPAYIADGVQDDRGGAPAHSAANGSTGRASKPVKVVSEERGEFVLDHGAVVIASITSCTNTSNPSVMLGAALLARNAVEKGLSVKPWVKTSMAPGSQVVTDYYDKAGLWPYLEKLGYHLVGYGCTTCIGNSGPLPEEVSAAVQEHDLSVVSVLSGNRNFEGRINPDVKMNYLASPPLVIAYALAGTMDFDFENQPLGQDSDGNDVYLRDIWPSPQEIQATIDSAITQEMFTKDYADVFDGGERWKSLPTPEGKTFSWDAESTYVRKPPYFEGMAAQPEPVTDIAGARVLAKLGDSVTTDHISPAGAIKADSPAGRYLTEHGVDRKDFNSYGSRRGNHEVMIRGTFANIRLRNQLLDDVQGGYTRDFTQPGAPQAFIYDAAQNYAAQNIPLVVLGGKEYGSGSSRDWAAKGTRLLGVRAVIAESFERIHRSNLIGMGVIPLQFPEGESASSLGLDGTETYDISGITALNEGETPRTVHVTATKQDGRKVEFDAVVRIDTPGEADYYRNGGILQYVLRKMTGA; this is translated from the coding sequence GTGACTGCACCCGCCAGCAAGAACAGCTTCGGCGCCCGCGACACGCTCCGGGTCGGAGACGCCTCCTACGAGGTGTTCCGCCTGGACAAGGTCGAGGGCTCACAGCGTCTCCCGTACAGCCTGAAGATCCTGCTCGAAAACCTGCTGCGCACCGAGGACGGCGCCAACATCACCGCCGAGCACATCCGCGCGCTCGGCAACTGGGACCCCACGGCCGACCCGTCCATCGAGATCCAGTTCACGCCCGCCCGCGTGGTGATGCAGGACTTCACCGGTGTGCCATGCGTGGTGGACCTCGCCACGATGCGTGAGGCGGTGGCCGAACTCGGCGGCGACCCGGACAAGGTGAACCCGCTCGCCCCCGCCGAACTGGTGATCGACCACTCCGTCATCATCGACGTCTTCGGCCGCGCCGACGCCTTCGAGCGCAACGTCGAGATCGAGTACGAGCGCAACCGGGAGCGTTACCAGTTCCTGCGCTGGGGCCAGAGCGCCTTCGAGGAGTTCAAGGTCGTTCCCCCCGGCACCGGCATCGTGCACCAGGTGAACATCGAGTACCTGGCGCGCACCGTGATGGCGAGGGGCGGCCAGGCCTACCCTGACACGTGCGTCGGCACCGACTCGCACACCACGATGGTCAACGGCCTCGGTGTGCTCGGCTGGGGCGTCGGCGGCATCGAGGCCGAGGCCGCCATGCTGGGCCAGCCCGTGTCGATGCTGATCCCGAGGGTCGTCGGCTTCAAGCTGACCGGCGAGATCCCCGCGGGCGCCACCGCCACCGACGTGGTGCTGACCATCACCGAGATGCTGCGCAAGCATGGTGTCGTCGGCAAGTTCGTCGAGTTCTACGGCGAGGGCGTTGGCGCGGTGCCGCTGGCCAACCGCGCCACGATCGGCAACATGAGCCCCGAGTTCGGCTCGACCGCCGCGATCTTCCCGATCGACGACGAGACCCTGCGCTACCTGAAGCTCACCGGCCGCTCCGCCGAGCAGCTCGCGCTGGTCGAGGCCTACGCCAAGGAGCAGGGCCTCTGGCACGACCCGAGCAGGGAGGCGCAGTACTCCGAGTACCTGGAGCTGGACCTCTCCACCGTCGTCCCTTCGATCGCGGGCCCGAAGCGGCCGCAGGACCGCATCGAGCTGTCCTCGGCCAAGGAGTCGTTCCGCGCCACGCTGCCCGATTACGTGGGTGACCAGCAGAGCGCGCCCACGACATCGCTCGTGGACGAGGCGTCCGACGAGTCCTTCCCCGCCAGCGACTCCCCCGCCTACATCGCCGACGGCGTCCAGGACGACCGGGGCGGCGCTCCCGCCCACTCGGCGGCCAACGGCTCCACCGGCCGCGCCAGCAAGCCGGTGAAGGTCGTCTCGGAGGAGCGGGGCGAGTTCGTCCTCGACCACGGCGCCGTCGTGATCGCCTCGATCACCTCCTGCACCAACACGTCGAACCCGTCGGTCATGCTCGGCGCCGCGCTGCTGGCCCGCAACGCGGTGGAGAAGGGCCTCTCGGTCAAGCCGTGGGTCAAGACGTCCATGGCCCCCGGCTCGCAGGTCGTCACCGACTACTACGACAAGGCCGGCCTGTGGCCGTACCTGGAGAAGCTGGGCTACCACCTGGTCGGTTACGGCTGCACCACCTGCATCGGCAACTCCGGCCCGCTTCCCGAGGAGGTCTCGGCCGCGGTGCAGGAGCACGACCTTTCCGTGGTGTCGGTGCTGTCGGGCAACCGCAACTTCGAGGGCCGCATCAACCCCGACGTCAAGATGAACTACCTGGCGTCGCCGCCGCTGGTCATCGCCTACGCGCTGGCCGGGACGATGGACTTCGACTTCGAGAACCAGCCGCTCGGCCAGGACTCCGACGGCAACGACGTCTACCTTCGCGACATCTGGCCTTCGCCGCAGGAGATCCAGGCCACCATCGACTCGGCGATCACGCAGGAGATGTTCACCAAGGACTACGCCGACGTGTTCGACGGCGGCGAGCGGTGGAAGTCGCTGCCAACGCCCGAGGGCAAGACGTTCTCGTGGGACGCCGAGTCCACCTACGTCCGCAAGCCCCCGTACTTCGAGGGCATGGCCGCACAGCCGGAGCCCGTCACCGACATCGCGGGCGCGCGGGTGCTGGCCAAGCTGGGCGACTCGGTGACCACCGACCACATCTCGCCCGCCGGTGCCATCAAGGCGGACTCCCCCGCCGGTCGCTACCTCACCGAGCACGGCGTTGACCGCAAGGACTTCAACTCCTACGGTTCGCGCCGAGGCAACCACGAGGTGATGATCCGCGGCACGTTCGCCAACATCCGCCTGCGCAACCAGCTGCTCGACGACGTGCAGGGCGGCTACACGCGGGACTTCACCCAGCCCGGCGCGCCGCAGGCGTTCATCTACGACGCCGCGCAGAACTACGCCGCGCAGAACATCCCGCTGGTGGTGCTCGGCGGCAAGGAGTACGGCTCCGGCTCGTCGCGTGACTGGGCTGCCAAGGGCACGAGGCTGCTCGGCGTCCGCGCCGTGATCGCCGAGTCGTTCGAGCGCATCCACCGCTCGAACCTCATCGGCATGGGCGTGATCCCGCTCCAGTTCCCCGAGGGCGAGTCCGCGTCGTCGCTGGGCCTCGACGGCACCGAGACCTACGACATCAGCGGCATCACCGCGCTCAACGAGGGCGAGACGCCACGCACGGTGCACGTGACGGCCACCAAGCAGGACGGCCGGAAGGTCGAGTTCGACGCGGTCGTGCGGATCGACACGCCGGGCGAGGCCGACTACTACCGCAACGGCGGCATCCTGCAGTACGTGCTGCGGAAGATGACCGGGGCCTGA